One window of the Candidatus Microbacterium colombiense genome contains the following:
- a CDS encoding polyphosphate polymerase domain-containing protein produces MISRLEPIGLEELVAEAALLTRVDRKYIMTADEAEAVLADLAEGTRVLTMGGLQSFAYESHYFDSADLLSFRMAALGRRRRFKLRTRSYVDTEDAYLELKTRGARSTTVKDRIAYDFGVRDALTDAGRDYAAVGLDALGIPRLESGDLRPTLATRYQRTTLLAPNGGGRATIDAALSWELDSGAALRVPGLVIIETKSGLRTGDIDRLLWRRGIRPSTISKYGTGLAALRPDLPSNKWSRVLRRRFRPTAIAA; encoded by the coding sequence TTGATCTCCCGGCTCGAGCCGATCGGGCTGGAAGAGCTGGTCGCCGAGGCGGCACTGCTCACTCGCGTCGATCGGAAGTACATCATGACTGCCGACGAGGCTGAGGCGGTTCTCGCCGACCTCGCTGAGGGGACCCGCGTGCTCACGATGGGTGGGCTCCAGTCGTTCGCCTACGAATCGCACTACTTCGACTCCGCAGACCTCCTCAGCTTCCGTATGGCCGCACTCGGGCGCCGTCGCCGGTTCAAGCTCCGCACCCGCAGCTACGTCGACACGGAGGATGCCTATCTGGAGCTCAAGACACGCGGTGCACGCAGCACGACCGTGAAGGATCGCATCGCCTACGACTTCGGAGTGCGCGATGCCCTGACGGATGCGGGAAGAGACTATGCCGCGGTCGGCCTGGACGCCCTCGGCATCCCGCGCCTCGAGAGCGGTGATCTGCGCCCCACGCTGGCCACGCGCTATCAGCGAACGACGCTGTTGGCCCCGAACGGCGGAGGACGGGCGACGATCGACGCCGCGCTGTCGTGGGAGCTCGATTCAGGTGCGGCACTGCGCGTGCCCGGCCTCGTCATCATCGAGACGAAGTCGGGCCTGCGCACCGGCGACATCGACCGGTTGCTCTGGAGACGCGGCATCCGCCCGTCGACCATCAGCAAGTACGGCACGGGACTCGCCGCTCTCCGCCCTGACCTCCCCTCCAACAAGTGGTCGCGCGTACTGCGTCGCCGCTTCCGCCCCACCGCGATCGCGGCCTGA
- a CDS encoding DUF4956 domain-containing protein has translation MNTLVMIVADLVAITILALGIYFLRHRRRDLVVAFVGVNVGVLAVAVVLAGTSVALGLGLGLFGVLSIIRLRSSEISQREVAYYFASLALGLIAGLTSEISVIPLALMALIIVAMFVADHPRLLSRSRNLTMTVDRAIGDEAELVPLLERLLGGRVSQATILNLDFVNDTTLVDVRFRVGAPAEVGSVLSGARR, from the coding sequence GTGAACACGCTCGTCATGATCGTCGCCGACCTCGTCGCCATCACGATCCTCGCCCTTGGCATCTACTTCCTCCGGCACCGCCGGCGCGATCTCGTCGTCGCCTTCGTCGGAGTGAACGTCGGAGTGCTGGCGGTGGCCGTCGTCCTCGCCGGCACTTCCGTGGCGCTCGGTCTCGGGCTCGGGCTCTTCGGCGTCCTGTCGATCATCCGTCTGCGTTCGTCCGAGATCTCTCAGCGCGAGGTCGCGTACTACTTCGCCTCGCTGGCACTCGGCCTCATCGCCGGGCTGACCAGCGAGATCTCCGTCATCCCGCTTGCGCTGATGGCGCTCATCATCGTGGCGATGTTCGTCGCGGACCACCCTCGCCTGCTGTCGCGATCGCGCAACCTGACGATGACGGTCGACCGTGCGATCGGCGACGAGGCGGAGCTCGTCCCTCTGCTCGAGCGGCTTCTCGGAGGCAGGGTGTCGCAGGCGACGATCCTCAACCTGGACTTCGTGAACGACACCACTCTCGTGGACGTCCGCTTCCGCGTCGGCGCCCCCGCCGAGGTCGGTTCCGTCTTGTCCGGAGCACGCCGTTGA
- a CDS encoding M20/M25/M40 family metallo-hydrolase, with the protein MIDEPLPEVVRVARDLIRFDTSNFGGGNAKGEREAAEYVGAYLEALGLEVEYYEPVPRRTNVMARVVGRDRSKPALVVHGHLDVVPAMAEDWSVDPFAGDVRDGMLWGRGAVDMKNMNAMILTSVADIIRAGEQPERDLVLAFFADEENGGVEGSALVVRDRPEWFADAGAAISEVGGYSITVDDRRAYLLQVGEKALIWIRLVAKGRAGHGSRLHEDNAVTRLAEAVAAIGRTRWPIRLTPTTEALLEGLSALTGRSTDDPDALAAAAGPAEAFLRSSFRTTANPTALTAGYKHNVIPERAEALIDVRVIPGTEDDVLAELQRIVGDDILIETVVRDIGMETPFAGDLVEAMVASIGRHDPGVPVIPYLLGAGTDNKALAVLGITGYGFAPLKLPADLDFTGMFHGVDERVPVESLVFGQRVLTDLLLSF; encoded by the coding sequence ATGATCGATGAGCCGCTTCCCGAGGTCGTGCGCGTCGCGCGTGACCTGATCCGTTTCGACACGTCGAACTTCGGAGGCGGCAATGCGAAAGGCGAGCGCGAGGCCGCGGAATACGTCGGCGCCTACCTCGAAGCGCTCGGTCTCGAGGTCGAGTACTACGAGCCGGTGCCGCGCCGCACGAACGTGATGGCACGGGTCGTGGGCCGCGATCGTTCGAAGCCCGCCCTCGTGGTGCACGGGCACCTCGACGTCGTTCCCGCGATGGCAGAGGACTGGAGCGTCGATCCCTTCGCCGGCGACGTGCGCGACGGCATGCTGTGGGGCCGCGGTGCGGTCGACATGAAGAACATGAATGCGATGATCCTGACCTCCGTGGCGGACATCATCCGGGCGGGTGAGCAGCCCGAACGCGACCTCGTACTCGCCTTCTTCGCCGACGAGGAGAACGGCGGCGTCGAGGGTTCCGCGCTGGTCGTCCGCGATCGCCCCGAGTGGTTCGCCGATGCGGGCGCCGCGATCAGCGAGGTCGGCGGGTACTCGATCACGGTCGACGACCGTCGCGCGTACCTGCTGCAGGTGGGGGAGAAGGCGCTGATCTGGATCCGGCTGGTCGCCAAGGGACGGGCAGGACACGGGAGCCGCCTCCACGAAGACAACGCCGTGACGCGGCTCGCCGAGGCGGTGGCGGCGATCGGTCGCACCCGCTGGCCGATCCGACTCACCCCGACGACAGAGGCGCTCCTCGAAGGGCTGAGCGCACTCACTGGGCGCAGCACCGACGATCCGGATGCCCTCGCCGCCGCGGCCGGCCCTGCGGAGGCCTTCCTGCGCTCCTCTTTCCGCACCACGGCCAACCCCACTGCTCTGACCGCCGGATACAAGCACAATGTGATCCCGGAGCGTGCGGAGGCACTCATCGACGTGCGGGTGATTCCCGGCACGGAGGACGACGTGCTGGCGGAGCTGCAGCGCATCGTCGGCGACGACATCCTGATCGAGACCGTCGTGCGCGACATCGGCATGGAGACGCCGTTCGCGGGCGATCTCGTCGAGGCGATGGTCGCGAGCATCGGCCGGCACGACCCTGGGGTTCCGGTGATCCCGTACCTCCTGGGCGCTGGCACCGACAACAAGGCGCTGGCCGTGCTGGGCATCACCGGCTACGGGTTCGCTCCGCTGAAACTCCCTGCCGACCTCGACTTCACCGGGATGTTCCACGGAGTCGATGAGCGCGTACCCGTAGAATCGCTTGTCTTCGGCCAGCGGGTGCTGACCGATCTGCTGCTCTCGTTCTGA
- a CDS encoding undecaprenyl-diphosphate phosphatase, which yields MHLLEALILGIVQGLTEFLPISSSAHLRIIGTFLPSGEDPGAAFTAITQIGTEAAVVVFFWRDIVRIVGQWFRSLTGRVPRNDPDARMGWLIIIGSIPIVLLGLLFQDQIESVLRSLWIVAIMLIVFGILLGIADYVGAKKRRLDQLTYPHGIAYGFAQALALIPGVSRSGGTITMGLFLGYERAAAARYAFLLAIPAVFGSGFYQVYKSWDEPSFFSFGDTLAATGIAFVVALGVIAFFMNWISKRSFLPFVIYRILLGTTMLILLGTGVIAA from the coding sequence ATGCACCTGCTTGAAGCGCTCATCCTCGGCATCGTCCAGGGACTCACCGAGTTCCTGCCGATCTCCTCCAGCGCACACCTGCGCATCATCGGCACGTTCCTGCCGTCGGGGGAGGACCCTGGCGCCGCGTTCACTGCGATCACGCAGATCGGCACCGAGGCAGCGGTCGTCGTGTTCTTCTGGCGCGACATCGTGCGAATCGTCGGGCAGTGGTTCCGCTCTCTCACCGGTCGCGTGCCTCGCAACGACCCGGATGCGCGGATGGGATGGCTCATCATCATCGGCAGCATCCCGATCGTGCTGCTCGGACTGCTCTTCCAGGATCAGATCGAGAGCGTCCTGCGCTCGCTGTGGATCGTCGCGATCATGCTCATCGTCTTCGGCATCCTGCTGGGCATCGCCGACTACGTGGGCGCGAAGAAGCGCAGGCTGGACCAGCTGACGTACCCTCACGGCATCGCCTACGGATTCGCTCAGGCTCTCGCCCTGATCCCCGGGGTCTCGCGCTCGGGCGGCACCATCACGATGGGGCTCTTCCTCGGTTACGAACGCGCGGCCGCTGCACGGTACGCCTTCCTGCTCGCCATCCCCGCCGTGTTCGGCAGCGGCTTCTACCAGGTCTACAAGAGCTGGGACGAGCCGTCGTTCTTCTCCTTCGGCGACACCCTGGCCGCCACGGGGATCGCCTTCGTCGTGGCGCTCGGTGTCATCGCGTTCTTCATGAACTGGATCTCGAAGCGCAGCTTCCTGCCGTTCGTGATCTACCGCATCCTGCTGGGCACGACGATGCTCATCCTGCTCGGAACGGGCGTCATCGCCGCGTGA
- a CDS encoding PAC2 family protein → MDVLGSRIVIVAFDGWNDAGEGASGAVEALRAGTDYDLVHSVDPELYFDYQYTRPSTQVDAEGRRQVKWPEAALWRPRDPGPGPEFWLLTGVEPARTWQAFAAEFIDVALRDDVTGFVTLGAMLSDVPHTRPISIFASSQNEQVREVHGLDRSLYEGPVGILSVVEHFAENAGIPTASLWASVPHYVASATPSPKVTLALLDRLEELTGVDVPRDHLRTEAAAWEASIDAAAADDEDMAEYIRQLERTRDTWDSPEASGDAIAQAFERYLRRRDDGPGDRKR, encoded by the coding sequence ATGGATGTTCTCGGTTCGCGCATCGTCATCGTCGCCTTCGACGGCTGGAATGATGCCGGCGAGGGTGCGAGCGGCGCCGTGGAGGCGCTGCGGGCGGGGACCGATTACGACCTGGTGCACTCGGTCGATCCCGAGCTCTACTTCGACTACCAGTACACGCGTCCGTCGACCCAGGTGGACGCCGAGGGTCGTCGTCAGGTCAAGTGGCCCGAGGCGGCGCTGTGGCGCCCGCGTGATCCCGGCCCCGGACCGGAGTTCTGGCTTCTCACCGGCGTTGAGCCCGCGCGGACATGGCAGGCCTTCGCCGCGGAGTTCATCGATGTGGCGCTTCGGGACGACGTCACCGGCTTCGTCACTCTCGGGGCGATGCTCTCGGATGTGCCGCACACCCGGCCCATCTCGATCTTCGCGTCGAGCCAGAACGAACAGGTGCGCGAGGTTCACGGACTGGATCGTTCGCTCTACGAGGGCCCCGTCGGCATCCTCAGCGTGGTCGAGCATTTCGCGGAGAACGCCGGCATCCCCACCGCCAGCCTCTGGGCGAGCGTGCCCCATTATGTCGCCTCGGCCACCCCGTCGCCGAAGGTCACGCTCGCGCTGCTCGACCGGCTCGAGGAGCTCACCGGCGTCGACGTGCCCCGCGATCACCTGCGCACCGAAGCGGCCGCCTGGGAGGCGTCCATCGATGCTGCTGCGGCGGACGACGAGGACATGGCCGAGTACATCCGTCAGCTGGAGCGCACGCGCGATACCTGGGACTCCCCCGAGGCGTCGGGCGATGCGATCGCCCAGGCGTTCGAGCGTTATCTTCGCCGACGCGACGACGGCCCCGGCGACCGCAAGCGGTGA
- a CDS encoding HAD family phosphatase: protein MGSVSRQPRAVLWDMDGTLVDTEPYWMAAETALVESFGGTWSHEDALQLVGNGLIDSAIILQNAGVAMEADAIISLLTDAVQESLRTQGVPFRPGARELLSDLKAAGIPTALVTMSLRRMALGVVELIDFDAFELVVAGDDVENPKPHPEPYLQAAALLDIDITEAIVIEDSPTGLRAGIASGAVTLGVPHIVSLEEVGAHELWPTLEGRSAADLIDLFNRLNAPTGATR, encoded by the coding sequence ATGGGTTCAGTGAGCAGACAGCCCCGCGCGGTCCTTTGGGACATGGATGGAACACTCGTCGACACCGAGCCGTATTGGATGGCGGCGGAGACGGCCCTGGTGGAGTCGTTCGGCGGCACCTGGAGTCACGAGGATGCGCTCCAGCTCGTCGGCAACGGCCTCATCGACAGCGCGATCATCCTGCAGAACGCCGGTGTCGCGATGGAGGCCGACGCCATCATCTCGCTTCTGACCGATGCCGTGCAGGAGTCGTTGCGCACACAGGGCGTGCCCTTCCGCCCGGGAGCGCGCGAGTTGCTGAGCGACCTCAAAGCGGCGGGAATCCCCACCGCCCTGGTCACCATGTCGCTGCGTCGCATGGCCCTCGGCGTGGTCGAGCTGATCGACTTCGACGCTTTCGAACTCGTCGTCGCAGGAGATGACGTCGAGAACCCGAAACCGCACCCCGAGCCGTACCTCCAGGCCGCCGCGCTGCTCGACATCGACATCACCGAGGCGATCGTCATCGAGGACTCTCCGACCGGGCTCCGCGCCGGCATCGCCTCCGGGGCCGTCACGCTCGGCGTCCCCCACATCGTCTCGCTCGAGGAGGTGGGTGCGCACGAGCTCTGGCCCACGCTGGAAGGACGCAGCGCGGCCGATCTCATCGACCTCTTCAACCGCCTGAACGCCCCGACGGGAGCCACCCGATGA
- a CDS encoding tRNA (adenine-N1)-methyltransferase: protein MTDNRAQRPSGPFRAGDRVQLTGPKGRLHTVTLREDGELHTHQGVLRHRDLIGLPDGSVLANSSGHEYLALRPLLRDFAMSMPRGAAIIYPKDAAQIVMQADIFPGATVVEAGVGSGALSLSLLRAIGTAGKLVSFERREEFADVARGNVETFFGGTPDTWRVVVGDLLEALPSEAEAGSVDRVVLDMLAPWECIDVVADALTPGGVVLCYVATATQLSRVAEYIRATGLFTEPDASETMVRGWHVEGLAVRPDHRMVAHTGFLITARRLAPGAIAPSVKRRASKSSYGDDDVEQWTPGAVGDREINDKNLRKRARDAAKAAEGARLAATSRESDQPTE from the coding sequence ATGACCGACAACCGAGCGCAGCGACCGAGCGGGCCGTTCCGAGCGGGGGACCGCGTGCAGCTCACGGGCCCGAAGGGCCGGTTGCACACCGTCACCCTCCGTGAGGACGGAGAGTTGCACACGCATCAGGGTGTGCTCCGCCATCGCGACCTGATCGGCCTGCCCGACGGCTCGGTGTTGGCGAACAGCTCGGGTCACGAGTACCTCGCCCTGCGGCCCCTGCTGCGCGACTTCGCGATGTCGATGCCGCGGGGGGCGGCGATCATCTACCCCAAGGATGCCGCGCAGATCGTGATGCAGGCCGACATCTTCCCCGGCGCGACGGTCGTCGAGGCGGGCGTCGGCTCCGGAGCTCTCTCGCTGTCTCTGCTGCGGGCGATCGGCACCGCGGGGAAGTTGGTGTCGTTCGAGCGGCGCGAAGAATTCGCCGATGTGGCACGCGGCAACGTGGAGACCTTCTTCGGTGGGACGCCCGACACGTGGCGGGTCGTCGTCGGCGACCTGCTGGAGGCTCTGCCGAGCGAGGCCGAGGCCGGGAGCGTCGACCGCGTCGTCCTGGACATGCTCGCTCCGTGGGAGTGCATCGACGTCGTGGCCGACGCCCTCACTCCGGGCGGAGTCGTGCTCTGCTACGTCGCGACCGCCACGCAGCTGTCCCGAGTCGCCGAGTACATCCGCGCCACGGGGCTTTTCACCGAGCCCGATGCCTCGGAGACGATGGTGCGCGGCTGGCACGTCGAGGGACTCGCCGTCCGCCCGGACCACCGGATGGTCGCGCACACCGGCTTCCTCATCACCGCGCGTCGACTCGCCCCCGGAGCGATCGCGCCGTCGGTGAAGCGGCGCGCGTCGAAGAGCAGCTACGGCGACGACGACGTCGAGCAGTGGACTCCGGGCGCCGTGGGCGACCGCGAGATCAACGACAAGAACCTGCGCAAGCGAGCGAGGGACGCGGCCAAGGCTGCCGAGGGGGCGCGCCTGGCGGCGACATCGCGCGAATCGGACCAGCCGACGGAATAG
- a CDS encoding WYL domain-containing protein has translation MAARIPAEERLTNLVVALMATEIGLTKQQILDNVSGYRQRAHAGTRSDALEKMFERDKEELRSLGVPIETIGDAADPNDLREARYRIPQAEYDLPSDIDFTATELAVLRLAGSVWSAESASGDAQSGVRKIRALGIDGDEPIIGFAPRITAQDAAFTPLQAAIEKSRVVTFDYLKPGEDAPRRRTVRPLALVDYEARWHVFGIDVDVDEDRTFLLGRIVGDVNTSSTGFDASLRDGAGERALLGLERVAAQNSALLEITPGTEAALRLGRRAMPAAQGIRVPFVDLHILADEIASYGPEVRVVEPSTLRDAVIARLRAVVEAHGEQGSAR, from the coding sequence ATGGCTGCCCGGATTCCCGCGGAGGAGCGCCTGACGAATCTCGTCGTGGCGCTGATGGCCACGGAGATCGGGCTCACCAAGCAGCAGATCCTCGACAATGTCTCCGGATATCGCCAACGTGCGCATGCGGGGACGCGGTCGGACGCGCTGGAGAAGATGTTCGAGCGCGACAAGGAAGAGCTTCGTTCACTCGGGGTTCCGATCGAGACCATCGGCGACGCTGCCGATCCGAACGACCTCCGCGAGGCGCGTTATCGCATTCCGCAGGCGGAATACGATCTCCCGAGCGATATCGACTTCACGGCGACCGAGCTGGCCGTGCTCCGACTCGCCGGAAGCGTGTGGAGCGCCGAGTCCGCATCGGGAGACGCGCAGTCCGGCGTCCGAAAGATCCGCGCCCTCGGCATCGACGGCGACGAGCCGATCATCGGGTTCGCGCCACGCATCACCGCTCAGGATGCCGCCTTCACGCCCCTGCAGGCGGCGATCGAGAAGAGCCGCGTGGTGACGTTCGACTATCTCAAACCCGGGGAGGACGCACCTCGACGTCGCACCGTCCGCCCGCTGGCGCTCGTCGACTACGAAGCCCGCTGGCATGTGTTCGGTATCGATGTCGACGTCGACGAGGATCGCACGTTCCTCCTCGGACGCATCGTCGGCGACGTGAACACCTCATCGACCGGATTCGACGCCTCCTTGCGCGACGGCGCCGGGGAGCGGGCGTTGCTCGGACTGGAACGGGTCGCGGCACAGAACTCCGCTCTGCTCGAGATCACCCCGGGAACGGAAGCGGCCCTGCGATTGGGACGCCGCGCGATGCCCGCCGCACAGGGCATCCGTGTCCCCTTCGTCGACCTCCACATCCTCGCGGATGAGATCGCATCGTATGGACCGGAGGTCCGCGTGGTGGAGCCGAGCACGTTGCGAGATGCGGTCATCGCGCGCCTGCGTGCCGTCGTCGAGGCGCATGGCGAACAGGGGAGTGCTCGATGA
- a CDS encoding WYL domain-containing protein, with protein MMAQAKPLLAAERVRLYLTLVPYLLEHGQVSLAEAAEDFGVSTREMRAMVEKLTVIGLPGESGYWQQPQEMFDINWDLLDQEDVIEITNDVALRRVPRFTAREAAALLAGLQMVAAVPAVSDSGLVAGLISKLSRGAADAPADVVVAPSAVDAVREVVARGVQEGRAVSFTYQAPDAEPTTRTVDPVQILITNAQWYLQGWCHLRQAMRTFHLDRVSDPRITDIEITHGGDHVPEAFASLSDEREAVVRLPERLAPLLGAFLPEASVETNRGFVTALLHLADPRGIKRLAARFGGGMEVLEPAVARTAAREWAASGLALYHRPDSED; from the coding sequence ATGATGGCGCAGGCGAAACCTCTGCTCGCGGCCGAGCGCGTCCGCCTCTATCTCACCCTCGTCCCGTATCTCCTCGAACACGGTCAGGTGTCCCTCGCTGAGGCAGCTGAAGACTTCGGCGTGTCGACGCGTGAGATGCGGGCCATGGTCGAGAAGCTCACCGTCATCGGTCTCCCGGGAGAATCCGGCTACTGGCAGCAGCCCCAGGAGATGTTCGACATCAACTGGGATCTCCTCGACCAGGAAGACGTCATCGAGATCACGAACGACGTCGCGCTGCGTCGCGTGCCGCGTTTCACAGCGCGGGAAGCGGCCGCATTGCTCGCGGGACTGCAGATGGTGGCCGCCGTGCCCGCCGTGTCCGACTCCGGACTCGTCGCCGGTCTGATCTCCAAACTCTCCCGCGGCGCGGCTGATGCGCCCGCGGATGTCGTCGTCGCGCCGAGCGCGGTGGATGCCGTCCGTGAGGTCGTCGCTCGCGGGGTGCAGGAGGGCCGTGCGGTCTCCTTCACCTATCAGGCGCCCGACGCGGAACCCACGACACGAACCGTCGACCCGGTACAGATCCTCATCACGAACGCGCAGTGGTACCTGCAGGGGTGGTGCCATCTGCGCCAGGCCATGCGCACATTCCATCTCGATCGGGTCAGCGATCCGCGGATCACCGACATCGAGATCACTCATGGCGGCGACCATGTGCCCGAGGCCTTCGCCAGTCTCTCCGATGAGCGGGAAGCGGTGGTGCGACTTCCCGAACGACTCGCGCCCTTGCTCGGCGCTTTCCTTCCCGAGGCGAGCGTGGAGACGAACCGAGGGTTCGTGACCGCGCTCCTTCATCTGGCGGATCCCCGTGGGATCAAGCGCCTCGCAGCTCGCTTCGGCGGCGGGATGGAGGTGCTCGAACCTGCTGTCGCGCGAACGGCTGCGCGGGAGTGGGCGGCCTCCGGACTTGCGCTCTACCACCGGCCCGATTCCGAGGATTGA
- the tatA gene encoding Sec-independent protein translocase subunit TatA — translation MMAGLQGWHLLIVLAVILLLFGAAKLPALAKSMGQSARVFKGEMKAMKEEDADRADSTAVEPTTVKDSGTDPETPPRT, via the coding sequence ATCATGGCTGGACTCCAAGGCTGGCACCTTCTGATCGTGCTCGCCGTGATCCTTCTTCTGTTCGGCGCTGCGAAGCTGCCGGCGCTCGCGAAGAGCATGGGCCAGTCCGCTCGCGTCTTCAAGGGAGAGATGAAGGCGATGAAGGAGGAAGACGCGGATCGCGCCGACTCCACCGCTGTCGAGCCCACCACGGTGAAGGACTCGGGCACCGACCCTGAGACTCCGCCTCGCACCTGA
- a CDS encoding DEAD/DEAH box helicase, with protein MSSPSERYAAASAAADHPETAAFAARQKFDLDPFQVAGCHALERGRSVLVAAPTGAGKTIVGEFAIHLAMQTPNHKAFYTTPMKALSNQKFRELVEVYGADQVGLLTGDTNINGNARIVVMTTEVLRNMIYADSAALRDLRYVVMDEVHYLADRFRGAVWEEVMIHLPQHVRLVSLSATVSNAEEFGDWLDTVRGDTEVVVSEIRPVPLEQHVLVRDDLLPLFDDRAGIATAQVNQELMRIRSFTGSNYDNNRRAQSYVSDRHAGRQAKRPERGGRRPVRSANVRKIERMDRPDVVKLLERANLLPAIFFIFSRVGCDAAVQQVRRSGIRLTTPEERAEIRALVEERTRTLQEEDLGVLGYWDWLDNLERGVAAHHAGLLPAFKEVVEELFRRKLVKAVFATETLALGINMPARTVVLEKMEKFNGEARVAITSGEYTQLTGRAGRRGIDVEGHAVVQWTEGMDPQAVAALASRRTYPLNSSFRPTYNMAVNLIDLFGKPRARQILESSFAQFQADRSVVGLARQVREAEGSLAGYQKSMACEHGDFPEYSAIRRELSDLEKKNKQDSQAPRSSREKRMKRIQSLRTAMQRHPCHRCPDRESHSRWAERYWKLKRQTDRTRRQIETRTGTVARVFDRVVEVLETLDYLHDDAGETTLTESGRTMRRIYGDRDLLVAESLRQNLWKGLDAPSLAAMACCLVYEPRRDEANAGERGLPRGAFRAAYEKTTTLWAQLDDLEKDHHLPGTEPLAAGLAGAMHTWARGGMLDRVLVDADMSAGDFVRWTKQTIDLLDQLSIVAEDGDLARTARTALDGVRRGIVAYSSM; from the coding sequence ATGAGTTCACCGTCCGAGCGATACGCGGCGGCGAGTGCCGCAGCCGACCACCCGGAGACCGCCGCCTTCGCTGCGCGTCAGAAGTTCGATCTCGACCCCTTCCAGGTTGCCGGGTGTCACGCTCTGGAACGAGGCCGCAGCGTGCTCGTCGCCGCTCCCACCGGCGCCGGGAAGACGATCGTCGGGGAGTTCGCGATCCATCTCGCGATGCAGACCCCGAATCACAAGGCGTTCTACACGACGCCGATGAAGGCGCTGTCCAACCAGAAGTTCCGTGAGCTCGTCGAGGTGTACGGGGCCGACCAGGTCGGCCTCCTGACCGGCGACACCAACATCAACGGCAATGCGCGCATCGTGGTCATGACGACCGAGGTGCTGCGGAACATGATCTATGCCGACTCCGCCGCACTGCGCGATCTGCGTTACGTGGTCATGGACGAGGTGCATTATCTCGCCGACCGCTTCCGGGGCGCCGTGTGGGAAGAGGTCATGATCCATCTGCCGCAGCACGTGCGGCTGGTGTCGCTGAGCGCGACGGTGTCGAACGCCGAGGAGTTCGGAGACTGGCTCGACACGGTGCGCGGCGACACCGAGGTCGTCGTCTCCGAGATCCGACCGGTGCCACTCGAACAGCACGTGCTGGTGCGAGACGATCTGCTCCCGCTCTTCGATGACAGGGCGGGGATCGCCACCGCGCAAGTAAATCAGGAACTGATGCGCATCCGCTCGTTCACCGGGTCCAACTACGACAACAACCGCCGGGCGCAGTCCTACGTCAGCGATCGTCATGCCGGGCGCCAGGCGAAGCGCCCCGAGCGCGGTGGTCGGCGGCCCGTCCGCTCGGCGAATGTGCGCAAGATCGAACGGATGGATCGGCCGGATGTCGTCAAGCTGCTCGAACGGGCGAACCTCCTCCCTGCGATCTTCTTCATCTTCAGTCGTGTGGGGTGCGACGCCGCCGTGCAGCAGGTGCGGCGTTCCGGCATCCGCCTGACGACCCCCGAGGAGCGAGCGGAGATCCGCGCTCTCGTGGAGGAACGCACCCGTACTCTGCAGGAGGAGGATCTCGGTGTGCTCGGCTACTGGGACTGGCTCGACAATCTCGAACGCGGTGTGGCGGCCCACCACGCCGGGCTTCTGCCCGCATTCAAGGAGGTCGTCGAGGAGCTCTTCCGCCGAAAGCTCGTGAAGGCGGTGTTCGCGACCGAGACGCTCGCTCTCGGAATCAACATGCCGGCGCGCACCGTGGTGCTCGAGAAGATGGAGAAGTTCAACGGTGAGGCGCGGGTCGCGATCACCTCGGGGGAGTACACCCAGTTGACCGGTCGTGCCGGACGCCGCGGTATCGATGTCGAAGGACACGCCGTCGTGCAGTGGACGGAGGGGATGGACCCTCAGGCCGTCGCCGCACTCGCGTCGCGCCGCACCTACCCGTTGAACTCGAGCTTCCGCCCCACGTACAACATGGCTGTGAACCTGATCGACCTGTTCGGCAAGCCTCGGGCACGTCAGATCCTCGAGTCGTCCTTCGCCCAGTTCCAGGCGGACCGGTCCGTGGTCGGCCTGGCCCGGCAGGTCCGGGAAGCCGAGGGATCACTCGCCGGCTATCAGAAGTCGATGGCCTGCGAACACGGCGACTTCCCGGAGTACTCGGCCATCCGCCGAGAACTCAGCGACCTCGAGAAGAAGAACAAGCAGGATTCGCAGGCGCCGCGCTCCTCGCGTGAGAAGCGGATGAAGCGCATCCAGTCGTTGCGCACCGCAATGCAGCGCCACCCCTGCCACCGGTGCCCCGATCGGGAGTCTCATTCGCGGTGGGCGGAGCGCTACTGGAAGCTCAAGAGGCAGACGGATCGCACCCGTCGTCAGATCGAGACGCGCACCGGAACCGTCGCCCGCGTGTTCGATCGAGTGGTCGAGGTCCTCGAGACACTCGACTATCTGCACGATGACGCCGGGGAGACGACCCTCACCGAGTCGGGTCGCACCATGCGTCGCATCTACGGAGATCGCGATCTGCTGGTCGCCGAGTCGCTGCGCCAGAACCTCTGGAAGGGCTTGGACGCGCCCTCTCTCGCAGCGATGGCCTGTTGCCTCGTCTACGAACCGCGCCGCGATGAGGCGAATGCGGGGGAGCGGGGCCTGCCACGGGGCGCGTTCCGCGCCGCGTATGAGAAGACGACGACCCTGTGGGCGCAGCTGGATGATCTGGAGAAGGATCATCACCTCCCCGGGACGGAGCCGCTCGCGGCGGGACTCGCGGGCGCGATGCACACCTGGGCACGCGGCGGGATGCTCGATCGGGTGCTGGTCGATGCCGACATGTCGGCTGGTGATTTCGTGCGGTGGACGAAGCAGACCATCGATCTGCTCGACCAGCTGTCGATCGTCGCCGAAGACGGCGACCTCGCCCGCACGGCCCGCACGGCTCTCGACGGCGTCCGTCGTGGCATCGTCGCCTATTCGTCGATGTGA